In Atribacteraceae bacterium, the DNA window GTTTTTGACCGTACTGCCTTTCGTATTTCCCGAGGCCATTTGGGGGGTGGGCATCGGTTGTTTTCTAGCGAATCTGGTCGGGGGGGTTGGCTGGCTCGACACGGTATTTGGAAGTGCCTTAACCCT includes these proteins:
- a CDS encoding QueT transporter family protein, giving the protein MLLSIRAAMIAAIYVVLTVTPPLHSLSYGPVQVRVSEFLTVLPFVFPEAIWGVGIGCFLANLVGGVGWLDTVFGSALTL